The proteins below are encoded in one region of Peribacillus muralis:
- a CDS encoding ABC transporter ATP-binding protein, whose amino-acid sequence MQLIAKDMGIKIGKKEIVKDISILVKKQQFVGLIGPNGCGKSTLLKSIYKSLSPHKGTVLLDDMDVLKTSEKKVSQQLGVVGQFNEVNFDLTVHQMVMLGRTPHKKMLESDKQEDFMIVEESLARTNLLDYKDRSFLSLSGGEKQRVILARTIAQQPKFMILDEPTNHLDIRYQIEILSCVRNLQIGVLAALHDLEMAAHYCDYLYAIKDGEVYAQGTPEEVLTPDTVEALYKIKCQTFINPVTNGLGFAYGV is encoded by the coding sequence ATGCAATTAATCGCGAAAGATATGGGAATAAAAATCGGCAAGAAGGAAATTGTGAAGGACATATCGATTCTAGTAAAGAAACAACAATTTGTTGGCTTGATCGGTCCGAACGGCTGTGGCAAATCAACTCTATTAAAAAGTATTTATAAAAGCCTATCCCCTCATAAAGGTACGGTTCTATTAGACGATATGGACGTTTTGAAAACCTCTGAAAAGAAGGTTTCACAGCAACTGGGTGTCGTGGGCCAATTCAATGAAGTGAATTTCGATCTGACGGTGCACCAAATGGTCATGCTGGGCAGAACGCCGCATAAGAAAATGCTGGAGTCCGATAAACAAGAAGATTTCATGATCGTGGAAGAATCGCTGGCACGAACCAACCTGCTTGATTACAAGGACCGCAGTTTCCTATCACTTTCCGGTGGGGAGAAGCAAAGGGTCATTTTAGCGAGAACGATTGCCCAGCAGCCGAAATTCATGATATTGGATGAACCGACGAATCACTTGGATATCCGCTATCAGATTGAAATTTTATCATGTGTAAGGAATTTACAAATCGGGGTGCTCGCAGCCCTACATGACCTTGAAATGGCTGCCCATTATTGCGACTACCTTTATGCCATAAAAGATGGAGAAGTCTACGCTCAAGGTACGCCTGAAGAGGTCCTGACACCTGACACAGTCGAAGCCTTATATAAAATCAAGTGCCAAACGTTTATCAATCCAGTTACGAATGGATTAGGTTTTGCGTATGGCGTATAA
- a CDS encoding FecCD family ABC transporter permease, giving the protein MATNGVSKSNYYYMIILLLIGLIMVSAVYSVSIGQVHIPFKQSMEIMLHTLTNGRLGSLNVENESYLNIILQVRMPRVIFALLIGMGLSLCGAVMQAVVQNPLADPYILGISSGASLGATFAILVGLGSGAVLSQFGVAFGAFTGAMLTSIAVLVLSSIGGKATSVKLVLSGVVIGALCSSFSSLIIYFANNAEGIKTVTFWSMGSLASSSWGKTPILAIIVLLGCALFLFQHRVLNTMLLGDESAITLGINLSAYRKFYMIVTALITGTMVAYAGMIGFVGLIIPHITRGIFGADHKRLTLGTILLGGLFLIWADILSRTLITNVELPIGIITSVIGSPLFIYMIVKKGYNFGG; this is encoded by the coding sequence ATGGCTACAAACGGAGTTAGTAAAAGCAATTACTATTATATGATTATTTTATTATTAATAGGTTTGATCATGGTATCTGCCGTCTATTCGGTATCGATAGGGCAGGTACACATCCCTTTCAAGCAATCGATGGAGATCATGCTTCATACATTGACGAATGGCAGATTGGGTTCACTGAATGTTGAAAATGAATCCTATTTAAATATTATTTTACAAGTTCGGATGCCTCGCGTTATTTTTGCCCTGCTGATTGGTATGGGGCTTTCGTTGTGTGGAGCCGTGATGCAGGCCGTCGTACAAAATCCGCTTGCTGATCCATATATTCTGGGCATTTCATCCGGAGCTTCACTGGGGGCAACCTTTGCGATCTTGGTCGGACTTGGGAGCGGCGCGGTCCTATCACAATTTGGAGTGGCATTCGGAGCATTTACAGGGGCCATGCTGACATCGATAGCGGTACTTGTTTTATCGAGTATCGGAGGTAAAGCGACATCAGTCAAACTCGTCCTATCAGGTGTTGTCATTGGGGCATTATGCAGTTCCTTCTCAAGCCTGATCATCTACTTCGCCAACAATGCGGAAGGCATTAAAACCGTCACCTTTTGGTCGATGGGAAGCCTGGCATCATCAAGCTGGGGCAAAACACCGATCCTGGCAATCATCGTATTGCTTGGCTGCGCATTGTTCCTCTTCCAGCATCGGGTGCTGAATACGATGCTGCTAGGCGATGAATCCGCTATCACGCTAGGGATTAACTTAAGCGCCTATCGTAAATTTTATATGATCGTTACAGCCCTTATCACGGGAACGATGGTGGCATACGCAGGAATGATTGGTTTTGTAGGGTTGATCATCCCTCATATAACTCGGGGGATATTTGGTGCAGACCATAAACGGTTAACGTTAGGAACAATTTTATTAGGCGGACTGTTTTTAATTTGGGCGGACATCTTGTCAAGAACGTTGATCACCAATGTTGAATTGCCCATTGGAATCATTACATCTGTTATTGGTTCGCCATTATTCATCTACATGATTGTGAAAAAAGGCTACAATTTCGGAGGGTGA
- a CDS encoding MetQ/NlpA family ABC transporter substrate-binding protein, whose product MKKILFVMAAMMLLLAGCGKANEGKEKETAKKEEKEEVTLKVASLIPPMTEILELVKPNLAEEGINLDIVVLSDNVQPNTALAAKEVDVNFFQHVPYMEEFNRNKNADLVPVKPIYFANYGVYSKKYDSMDKMPEGAVIAIANDVSNIDRSLSLLAQHKVITLKEKKGPYYTISDITENPKNYKFKEVDLLMLARTYDEADAIVITPAYAAPLGLTPKNDALLTEGVENDFAITLVARKDNVDSEPVQKLAKAMTSPEVRKFLEEKYSETAIPAF is encoded by the coding sequence ATGAAAAAAATACTCTTTGTCATGGCAGCAATGATGTTGCTTTTAGCAGGGTGCGGCAAGGCGAATGAAGGAAAAGAGAAAGAAACTGCGAAAAAAGAGGAGAAGGAAGAGGTAACATTGAAGGTAGCCTCACTCATTCCCCCAATGACGGAAATTCTAGAGCTAGTAAAACCAAATCTGGCTGAGGAAGGCATTAACCTGGACATCGTCGTATTGAGTGATAATGTGCAGCCGAATACGGCACTAGCGGCAAAAGAAGTGGATGTGAACTTTTTCCAGCACGTTCCGTATATGGAGGAATTCAATCGTAACAAAAATGCCGACCTTGTTCCCGTGAAGCCCATTTATTTTGCCAATTATGGTGTATATTCCAAGAAATATGATTCCATGGATAAAATGCCGGAGGGCGCCGTCATTGCGATCGCAAATGACGTATCGAACATCGATCGGTCATTATCATTGCTGGCACAGCATAAAGTGATCACGTTGAAGGAAAAAAAGGGCCCATACTATACGATATCTGATATTACGGAAAACCCTAAAAATTATAAGTTTAAAGAAGTGGATTTATTGATGCTGGCAAGAACGTATGATGAAGCGGATGCGATCGTGATCACACCCGCTTACGCTGCACCGCTTGGTTTGACGCCAAAAAATGACGCTCTTCTCACGGAGGGTGTTGAAAATGACTTTGCGATTACATTGGTGGCACGCAAGGATAATGTCGATTCCGAGCCCGTTCAAAAGCTGGCAAAGGCCATGACAAGCCCGGAGGTACGCAAATTTTTAGAAGAGAAATATAGTGAAACGGCCATACCGGCCTTTTAA
- a CDS encoding methionine ABC transporter permease, producing MPEVLVQYEAEIWQSIGATITMVGVSILAAIIIGLPVGTLLFLCRKGHLLDNKWAFSILNLLVNIIRSFPFLLLVVFLIPFTRILIGTAIGTAAACVPLAIIAIAHYSRLVEQSLLDVPKGVIEAAISMGASVKDVIFKFLYVEARSGLVLGLTTSVISFISYSTIMGVVGGGGIGDFAIRYGYQQFKTELMIYMIIIMIILVQLIQFIGTSVARMIDKR from the coding sequence ATGCCTGAGGTTTTAGTACAATATGAGGCAGAAATTTGGCAATCGATTGGAGCAACGATTACCATGGTAGGTGTGTCCATTTTGGCTGCGATCATCATTGGATTGCCGGTCGGGACGCTGCTATTTCTTTGCCGGAAGGGCCATTTGCTTGATAATAAGTGGGCCTTCTCGATTTTGAATTTATTGGTCAATATTATTCGTTCTTTTCCTTTTTTATTATTGGTCGTTTTTTTGATTCCGTTTACAAGAATCTTGATCGGCACAGCCATTGGTACAGCAGCTGCTTGTGTTCCATTGGCGATCATTGCGATTGCCCATTATTCGCGCTTGGTCGAGCAATCTTTATTGGACGTGCCTAAGGGCGTGATCGAGGCAGCCATTTCCATGGGGGCTTCCGTGAAGGATGTCATCTTTAAATTTCTATACGTCGAAGCTCGGTCAGGGCTTGTCCTCGGATTAACCACATCGGTCATCAGCTTCATTTCCTATTCCACGATCATGGGAGTGGTCGGAGGCGGCGGTATCGGTGATTTTGCCATCAGGTATGGCTATCAGCAGTTTAAAACAGAGCTAATGATTTATATGATCATCATCATGATCATCCTGGTACAGCTTATTCAATTCATTGGCACATCTGTAGCCAGGATGATCGACAAAAGATAA
- a CDS encoding methionine ABC transporter ATP-binding protein: MINLRQVSKNFSQFEAIKSVTLTIPRGEIHGIIGASGAGKSTLLRLMNLLENPDGGEVEVNGQRLTALNNKALREARKSIGMIFQHFNLVANKTVYDNVAASLELASYPKKERRSRVAECLQFVGLEGEMGRYPAQLSGGQKQRVAIARALANNPQVLLCDEPTSSLDPNTTAEILDVLGNINKQFGVTIVIVSHELEVIKSICSRVTVMAAGEIHDTIAIEPTGIQKRDNRPEYFIEQLAENGGLGHA; encoded by the coding sequence ATGATCAACCTGCGTCAAGTGAGTAAAAATTTTTCACAGTTCGAGGCAATCAAGTCTGTTACCTTGACCATACCTAGAGGTGAAATACATGGAATAATCGGAGCTAGCGGAGCAGGGAAATCAACGCTGCTGCGGTTAATGAATTTGCTGGAAAACCCGGATGGGGGCGAGGTGGAGGTCAACGGGCAAAGACTGACAGCACTAAACAATAAAGCGCTTCGAGAGGCACGAAAGTCGATCGGGATGATCTTTCAGCATTTTAATCTCGTGGCGAATAAAACGGTTTATGACAATGTGGCAGCTTCTTTAGAGCTGGCAAGCTACCCAAAGAAGGAACGTCGTAGCCGTGTGGCCGAGTGTCTTCAATTTGTCGGGCTGGAGGGTGAAATGGGGAGATATCCTGCACAGTTAAGCGGGGGACAAAAGCAGCGTGTTGCGATTGCAAGGGCATTGGCGAATAACCCGCAAGTGTTGTTATGTGATGAGCCGACATCCTCCCTTGATCCAAATACAACGGCTGAAATATTGGACGTGCTGGGGAATATCAACAAACAATTCGGTGTGACGATCGTGATTGTCAGTCATGAGCTGGAAGTCATTAAGAGTATATGCAGTCGTGTAACGGTCATGGCAGCTGGGGAGATTCATGACACCATCGCAATCGAACCAACGGGGATTCAAAAAAGGGATAATCGCCCGGAATACTTCATCGAACAATTAGCAGAGAATGGTGGGCTCGGTCATGCCTGA
- a CDS encoding alpha/beta hydrolase — protein sequence MFRYLEKKIANYEVCVSLPSSYDQTKKYRTIYMHDGGETAKQAANYIDHLILSGQIEPLIVIGIDPINRNDNYTPWAAPSLAPHRPDFGGQAQVYLHTLVTEIKPYIDAHYATNPEPSHTAISGCSLGGLVSIFASYHYPEVFHQYISLSASFWYEDVLRYLQGEKIVRQGKSYTKPTVNRQNHKLYLYVGELEGIYKETTQKHMVDYTKKAHLEFIKEGYLEDHLSFESDPNGTHDDLFFSNYFIQSLHWLFAVKS from the coding sequence ATGTTTCGATACCTTGAAAAGAAAATTGCCAACTATGAGGTATGTGTCAGCTTACCCTCTAGTTACGATCAAACCAAAAAATACCGCACGATCTATATGCATGATGGTGGAGAAACAGCCAAGCAGGCTGCAAACTATATCGATCATTTGATCCTGTCCGGGCAAATTGAACCACTGATCGTTATTGGAATTGACCCGATCAACCGCAACGACAATTATACGCCTTGGGCAGCACCATCGCTTGCCCCGCATCGCCCTGACTTTGGAGGACAAGCCCAGGTTTATTTACATACGCTTGTAACCGAAATAAAGCCTTACATCGATGCCCATTATGCTACGAATCCCGAGCCTTCGCATACAGCCATTTCCGGCTGCTCATTAGGAGGACTTGTTTCGATTTTCGCCTCTTACCATTATCCAGAGGTATTCCATCAATATATTTCCTTATCCGCTTCCTTTTGGTACGAGGATGTTCTGCGCTATCTTCAAGGCGAGAAGATTGTACGACAAGGAAAGAGCTATACCAAACCAACTGTGAATCGTCAAAATCATAAGCTCTATTTATATGTGGGCGAATTAGAGGGCATTTATAAAGAAACAACCCAAAAGCATATGGTCGACTATACGAAGAAGGCCCATCTGGAGTTCATCAAGGAAGGTTATCTGGAGGATCATCTATCATTCGAATCGGATCCAAACGGTACTCATGATGATCTTTTCTTTTCCAACTACTTCATCCAGTCACTTCACTGGTTATTTGCCGTCAAAAGTTGA
- a CDS encoding DMT family transporter: MTNFMYIFCLVVWGLNFIAVKIQGTPVSLELSLTYRLSLTAVLFLILLCILKPAGKPKKKDIPYIIVFGVCNFALSYLCLYYATILSSAAMVTLIFSLKVILTPIALRIFLKEPLHFRILIGGMIGVLAVCIVIYPSLHDIHGFHDIKGSMIAVLGTILTALGDASSARNAKKQVNPIYANVLGFAAGGILLWTIVFIKGQAVSLPTSLSYLSALFYLTLFASFGAWLFYLKLVEKIGGAKSGYMVALFPAIGGIASVMIGDSEPSIYLAAGCLFSCIGAAIALGVGTRKDKVKLVEENSVNQ, from the coding sequence ATGACCAACTTTATGTACATATTTTGTTTAGTAGTATGGGGGCTTAATTTTATTGCCGTGAAGATACAAGGTACACCCGTTAGTTTAGAATTATCTCTAACCTATCGTTTAAGTTTGACGGCCGTTTTATTTTTGATTCTGTTGTGCATTCTTAAACCTGCAGGTAAACCTAAGAAAAAGGATATCCCATATATTATCGTGTTTGGAGTATGTAATTTTGCCTTAAGCTATTTATGTCTTTATTACGCGACCATCTTAAGTTCGGCAGCCATGGTTACATTGATATTTTCACTGAAAGTCATCTTAACACCCATTGCCCTTCGAATTTTTTTGAAAGAGCCTTTGCATTTCCGTATCTTGATTGGCGGAATGATTGGTGTGCTGGCTGTATGCATTGTTATTTACCCAAGTTTACATGACATTCATGGTTTTCATGATATAAAAGGGAGCATGATAGCCGTTCTGGGGACCATCCTTACTGCATTAGGCGATGCGAGCTCAGCTAGAAATGCTAAGAAGCAGGTGAACCCAATCTATGCGAATGTACTTGGATTTGCAGCAGGGGGAATCCTTTTATGGACCATTGTTTTCATTAAAGGGCAAGCGGTCAGTCTGCCGACATCACTTTCCTATTTATCAGCATTATTCTATTTAACGCTATTTGCCTCCTTTGGAGCATGGCTATTCTACCTAAAGCTTGTAGAGAAAATAGGGGGAGCGAAAAGCGGGTACATGGTCGCTCTTTTTCCAGCAATCGGTGGCATAGCTTCAGTGATGATTGGTGATTCCGAACCGTCCATTTACTTGGCTGCTGGCTGTCTTTTCAGTTGTATAGGAGCTGCAATTGCATTGGGAGTGGGCACGCGTAAGGATAAGGTAAAGCTGGTAGAAGAAAATTCGGTTAATCAATAA
- the hemA gene encoding 5-aminolevulinate synthase, producing the protein MYETIINDELNKLKESGQYRSFVTLNRINGQYPLAKLNGDENGKPVVVWCSNDYLGMSQHSLVTDAMHDAIKMYGAGSGGSRNIGGTHYQYAELEKTLAEWHGKESALVFPTGYGSNDATLQCLLKLFSNCIVFSDERNHASIINGIGSAKVEKAIFKHNDAAHLEGLLKGQPLDRPKIIVFESVYSMDGDVSPVEEIVALAKKYNAITFLDEVHAIGMYGPRGAGIAAELGIANKVDIIQGTMAKAIGVIGGYITASVSLIDAVRSFASGFIFTTSLPPAVIAACHASILHLISSDKERISLQEKTKTLREYLTEAGIPIMAASETHILPVLVGDAKKCKEAAKRLLEKHQIYLQPINSPTVAVGTERFRVNVTPNHTEEQIAHLTFALTEVFNYFDIPFSNRLDSVNI; encoded by the coding sequence ATGTATGAGACGATCATTAACGATGAGTTAAATAAACTAAAAGAAAGCGGGCAATATCGCAGCTTTGTCACTCTGAATCGTATAAATGGTCAATATCCTTTAGCTAAGTTAAATGGCGATGAAAATGGTAAACCTGTAGTGGTTTGGTGCAGCAATGATTATTTAGGTATGTCTCAGCACTCACTAGTAACTGATGCCATGCATGATGCAATTAAAATGTATGGGGCTGGCTCTGGTGGATCTCGTAATATAGGAGGGACACATTATCAATATGCGGAGCTGGAAAAAACGCTTGCAGAATGGCATGGTAAAGAATCGGCTCTTGTTTTCCCTACGGGTTATGGGTCAAATGATGCCACACTACAATGTCTATTAAAGCTTTTCTCAAATTGTATCGTGTTTTCGGATGAACGTAATCATGCTTCCATCATTAACGGTATTGGCAGTGCTAAAGTGGAAAAAGCGATATTTAAGCATAATGATGCAGCTCATTTAGAAGGATTACTGAAAGGGCAACCCCTTGATCGACCAAAAATCATTGTCTTTGAATCAGTTTACTCAATGGATGGAGATGTTTCGCCAGTTGAAGAGATTGTAGCCCTTGCTAAAAAATATAACGCCATTACTTTCCTCGATGAAGTCCATGCCATTGGAATGTATGGTCCCAGAGGTGCAGGGATTGCTGCGGAACTTGGCATTGCAAATAAAGTAGATATCATACAAGGTACTATGGCAAAGGCCATTGGCGTAATTGGAGGGTATATTACTGCTTCTGTTTCATTAATCGATGCCGTTCGTTCTTTTGCATCAGGATTCATATTCACCACTTCCCTGCCTCCCGCAGTTATAGCTGCTTGTCACGCGAGTATCCTACATCTGATATCATCGGATAAAGAGAGGATCTCGCTGCAAGAGAAGACAAAAACTTTACGAGAGTATCTAACGGAGGCAGGCATTCCGATAATGGCAGCAAGCGAGACTCATATTCTTCCCGTTTTGGTAGGAGATGCGAAGAAATGTAAGGAAGCAGCCAAAAGACTGCTTGAAAAACATCAAATATACTTACAACCTATTAATTCACCTACAGTAGCTGTCGGTACAGAACGCTTTAGAGTGAACGTCACACCCAATCACACTGAAGAACAGATAGCCCATTTAACTTTTGCTTTAACGGAGGTTTTCAATTATTTTGATATTCCTTTCTCCAATAGATTGGATTCAGTAAACATATGA
- a CDS encoding SRPBCC family protein — MKSWKKEIEINAPIEHVWKYFDGSIENMQQIMPQVIEQKPIKVTEEVVGSIYRQKYREGKRTEEYDIETLAYIDERDQKKLKVGFILAKMFDITALYELNRISDSRTSFIYTVTSRPLKWYLKLLLLFTTDKVVVEFLERVKKVAEAETGR; from the coding sequence GTGAAATCGTGGAAAAAAGAAATTGAAATAAACGCTCCAATCGAACATGTATGGAAGTATTTTGACGGTTCCATAGAAAATATGCAGCAAATCATGCCTCAAGTGATTGAACAAAAACCCATCAAAGTAACGGAGGAAGTGGTCGGGAGTATATATCGCCAAAAATATAGAGAAGGCAAACGAACAGAGGAATATGATATCGAAACACTCGCGTATATCGATGAACGTGATCAGAAAAAGCTAAAAGTAGGCTTCATTCTTGCCAAAATGTTTGATATAACAGCATTGTATGAACTGAATAGAATCAGTGACAGCAGAACGTCCTTTATATACACAGTCACCAGCCGCCCGTTAAAGTGGTACCTGAAATTACTATTACTATTCACCACCGATAAAGTGGTCGTCGAATTCTTGGAACGTGTCAAGAAGGTAGCAGAAGCGGAGACTGGAAGGTAG
- a CDS encoding ATP-binding protein: MNFTYINQHILDNLFYILVSILIYSTLLDHGKRLSQYGKLLITTCMSIPIILCMKFPIYIDEYCVHDLRQIPFIIGTLYGGWPVGAVLLVILLTGRFIMNGFNLLTLIVYIVIFVITALFSSNFNSYNRKNKLNSSISLIVILSIVTSFLALAMSDSFRITEAYVFYFILLPPFIIGLAIYIMEILKDAILIRTQMVRLEKMEVVSQLAASISHEVRNPLTVVKGFVQLLKEPDLTQTEKEQYIQHVVRELDSAESIISEYLAFAKPALDKVDPISIEREIGYVIEMIKPLANMNSVTLSEQLTPGVTRGNTQHFKQCFLNLIKNGIEAMPTGGELRIVSHVDANNIIIEIRDDGIGMNKEQIHRFGEPYYSSKEKGTGLGSMVAVKTIQTMNGTLHITSASNKGTTITVTLPVYDEESSI; the protein is encoded by the coding sequence ATGAATTTTACTTATATTAATCAACACATTCTAGATAATCTGTTTTATATCCTGGTAAGCATTTTAATTTATTCCACTTTATTAGATCACGGCAAAAGGTTAAGTCAGTATGGCAAGCTCCTTATTACGACATGCATGAGCATTCCGATTATCTTATGTATGAAGTTTCCGATTTATATCGATGAATATTGTGTTCACGATCTCAGGCAAATCCCTTTTATAATCGGGACACTTTATGGCGGTTGGCCTGTCGGAGCTGTTCTGTTGGTCATTCTCTTGACTGGCAGGTTCATCATGAATGGTTTCAATCTGCTTACTTTAATTGTCTATATCGTTATATTCGTCATTACGGCTCTATTTTCTTCTAATTTCAATTCGTACAATCGAAAAAATAAGCTAAATAGCTCGATTTCATTGATTGTAATCCTAAGCATCGTAACCAGCTTCCTTGCACTTGCTATGTCTGATTCTTTTCGAATAACGGAGGCGTATGTCTTTTATTTCATTCTCCTTCCTCCTTTCATTATCGGTTTAGCCATATATATTATGGAGATTTTAAAGGATGCGATTTTGATCCGAACACAAATGGTGCGGCTTGAAAAGATGGAGGTCGTCAGTCAGCTTGCAGCCAGCATCTCTCACGAGGTCAGAAACCCTTTAACGGTTGTGAAAGGGTTCGTCCAGCTGCTAAAAGAACCCGATCTGACCCAAACCGAAAAAGAACAATATATCCAGCATGTTGTTCGGGAGCTTGATAGTGCGGAATCGATCATTAGTGAATACTTGGCATTCGCCAAACCTGCCCTGGATAAGGTCGATCCCATTTCCATCGAGCGTGAAATAGGCTATGTGATTGAAATGATCAAGCCACTGGCTAACATGAATTCAGTTACGCTATCAGAACAGCTGACTCCAGGTGTCACCCGGGGTAATACCCAGCATTTCAAGCAATGCTTCCTCAACCTGATCAAAAATGGGATAGAAGCCATGCCTACCGGCGGGGAACTTCGTATAGTTTCCCATGTAGATGCTAACAACATCATTATCGAAATCAGAGACGATGGGATTGGAATGAATAAAGAACAAATCCACCGTTTTGGCGAGCCGTATTATAGTTCCAAAGAGAAAGGCACAGGGCTAGGTTCGATGGTCGCTGTCAAAACGATCCAAACGATGAATGGGACACTTCATATAACCAGCGCTTCAAATAAAGGAACAACGATTACCGTTACACTTCCTGTTTATGATGAAGAATCCTCCATTTAA